In candidate division KSB1 bacterium, a genomic segment contains:
- a CDS encoding sigma-70 family RNA polymerase sigma factor, whose product MTDQALIERFLSGDVGAFNTLVWRWEKPIYNFVYRYVGSTEAAREVTQQTFVRAYTGLRRLKDTAKFATWLHQIAINLSRDELRKRRPFLSLEGMRMDQNEGEQVPAELWDNPQDRPDACAHHSHLSQVLHRALLSLPEEQRVVIIMKQYQGLKFTEIAEALAQPVNTVKSRLYHGLLTLRRLLEQWGYAEEVLGNDL is encoded by the coding sequence ATGACTGACCAGGCGCTGATCGAGCGGTTTTTGTCTGGCGACGTGGGAGCCTTTAATACCCTGGTGTGGCGCTGGGAAAAACCCATCTACAACTTCGTCTATCGGTATGTGGGTAGCACAGAGGCGGCCCGAGAGGTCACGCAGCAGACTTTTGTCCGCGCCTATACCGGTTTGCGCCGGCTCAAGGATACCGCCAAATTTGCCACCTGGCTACACCAAATTGCCATTAACCTCAGTAGGGATGAGCTCAGAAAGCGGCGCCCCTTTCTCTCTCTTGAAGGCATGAGGATGGACCAGAACGAAGGCGAGCAGGTGCCGGCCGAGCTGTGGGACAACCCTCAGGACAGACCCGACGCTTGTGCGCATCACAGTCACCTTTCGCAGGTACTGCATCGAGCCCTTCTGTCGCTTCCGGAAGAACAGCGAGTGGTGATTATCATGAAACAGTACCAAGGACTCAAGTTCACCGAGATCGCAGAGGCGTTGGCGCAGCCGGTGAATACGGTTAAGTCCCGCCTTTACCATGGCCTGTTGACCTTGCGCCGGCTTTTGGAACAGTGGGGTTATGCCGAGGAGGTGCTAGGTAATGACCTGTGA